A single window of Nicotiana sylvestris chromosome 5, ASM39365v2, whole genome shotgun sequence DNA harbors:
- the LOC138868847 gene encoding uncharacterized protein, which translates to MRGRQSLKASPDVFTSIVTIQSHDVYSLIDPGSTLSFITPYVFMEFGMESKQLHKPFSISTPAGESIMVTWVYRDSIVIVHGQDTTADLIELVMVDFDMIMGMDLLYSCFTMLDCQTRTVRFEFSNEPVIEWKGVDVMPKGRFIS; encoded by the coding sequence ATGAGGGGCCGCCAGAGTTTAAAGGCTTCTCCAGATGTCTTCACAAGTATAGTGActatccaatctcatgatgtgtattcTCTTAtagatcctggttccaccttgtcATTCATCACTCCTTATGTTTTTATGGAATTTGGGATGGAATCGAAACAGCTTCACAAGCCGTTCTCTATATCTACTCCAGCTGGTGAGTCCATTATGGTCACATGGGTTTATAGGGATTCTATTGTCATAGTGCATGGTCAAGATACCACGGCCGATCTCATTGAATTGGTGATGGTGGATTTTGATATGATAATGGGGATGGACTTGCTTTATTCATGTTTTACAATGCTTGATTGCCAAACTAGAACCGTTaggtttgagttttcaaatgagcCAGTCATCGAGTGGAAGGGGGTTGACGTTAtgccaaaaggtaggtttatttcttaA